In the Treponema maltophilum ATCC 51939 genome, CGCGGCGACCGCCAGCCCGAATTTACGCAAATCGATATGGAAATGAGCTTTGTGTCGCGCGACGATGTGCTGAACGTTACCGAGGGCATGATGCAAACCGTGTTCAAAGAAACGCTGAACATTGCTCTTCCCGAGCATTTTACGCGCATTGCCTACGACGACGCAATCGATTTGTACGGTACCGACAAACCCGATTTGCGCTTCGGCTTGAAAATGACCGACGCTTCTTTTATGGCCGCTTCGGGCAGCTTTCAAGCGTTTAAAGACGCCCTTCCTTCGGGCGCGATAAAGGCGCTCACGGTTCCCGGACAGGCCGAAGCGTACAGCCGAAAAAAAATAGAAGAACTTGAAAGCATCGCCAAAATCTACAAAGCCAAAGGTCTTGCGTGGATGAAAGTCGCCTCTTCGGGCGAACTTGAAGGCGGTATTTCCAAATTCTTTGAAGGAAAGTCAAAGGAAATTACCGAAAAACTGAGTGCAAAAGCGGGCGACCTTATTTTGCTGTGCGCCGATTCAAACTATAAAATCGCGTGCACCGCGCTGGGTGCCGTCCGCTCCAAATTGGGAAAAGACCTTTGCCTTGCGAATCCCGATGAATTTGCCTTTGCGTGGATTATCGACTTTCCGCTTTTTGAGTGGAACGAAGACGAACACAAATGGGACGCGGCGCACCACATGTTCAGCATGCCGCAGGAAAAATACCACGCAACGCTGGAAAGCGATCCTGCAAGCGTTAAAGGCGATTTATACGATTTGGTGCTGAACGGCTACGAACTTGCATCAGGGTCCATCCGTATTCACGATCCGGACTTACAAAAGCGCATATTCAAAATCGTCGGTTTTAACGAAGAAGAAGGTCAAAAAAAATTCGGCTTTTTAACCGAAGCCTTTACCTACGGCGCCCCTCCTCACGGCGGCATTGCTCCCGGTTTGGACCGCCTCGTTATGCTTATGTGCAAAGAATCGTCGATAAAAGAAGTTATCGCCTTCCCCAAAAACACCTTTGCCGTAAGTCCGATGGACGACTGCCCGAGCGAAGTCGACGAAAAGCAGCTGAAAGAACTGCACTTACGGATAACCGACCGCACATGATTTCTTTGACGGAAATGCTGTGTCTGGCGCTGATTATCCTTCAGCTCGCCGCAATTCTTATTTTGCTGCTGCGCAACCCTTCCGATGCGGCGGCAAAAACAGCGCGCGAAAACCGGGAAGAACTTTCACGTTCGCTGAACGGTTTTGCCGCCGTTGTAGAAAACCGTTTTAAATCGCTGCAGGAACAGATTCACACGGTAATGCGCGACAACCGGCAGGAATTTACCGTAAGCCGGCAGGAACTGAATGCGGCATTGCAGGCGATCCGCTCGGACAACGCGGCCCAGCTTGAAAAAATGCGTGCAACGGTCGACGAAAAACTTCAGCGCACGCTCGAAACGCGCTTGGGGCAATCGTTTAAGCTTGTGAGCGCCCAGCTCGAACAAGTACAAAAGGGCTTGGGCGAAATGAACGCGCTTGCCGCGGGTGTCGGCGATTTGCAAAAAGTGCTGTCGAACGCAAAAACAAAGGGCGTGCTCGGCGAATTTCAGCTTGAAAATATTTTGCGCCAGCTTTTAACGGACGCCCAATACGGCCGCAACGTTAAAACGAAGCGCGGCAGCGCCGACATGGTCGAATTTGCGGTTAAAATTCCTTCAAAAAACAAGGACATTCCGGGAGGCGGCGATTTTATTTGGCTGCCGATCGACGCGAAATTCCCCACGGCAGATTATGAGCGTTTGCGCGCAGCCTACGATGCGGGCGACAATGCCGCCGCCGAAACTCATACGGCCGCCCTTGCAAAGCGCGTAAAACTGTCGGCAAAAACCATCGCCGAAAAATATATCGATCCGCCCAATACAACCGAATTTGCCGTTATGTTTTTGCCCTTCGAAGGCTTATACGCCGAAGTGCTGCGCATTTCCGGTTTGTTTGAAGAAATTCAGCGCGAATACCGCGTTACGATCGCCGGCCCCACGACAATCTCCGCCTTTTTAAACAGCCTGCAAATGGGCTTTCATTCTTTGGCGGTCGAAAAACGCAGCAGCGAAGTGTGGCGCCTGTTGAGTACCGTCCGCAGCGAATTTGAAGCTTTCGGCGGTATGCTCGAAAAAACGCGCGAAAAAATAGACCAAGCCGGACAGGAATTGGAACGGGCGGGAGTGCGTTCACGCGCCATAGAGCGCAGCTTAAAAAAAGCGGAATCGCTGCCGGAAAAACCGTAAGCCTTCATTGCAATTTTTGATGCGGATTGTTCCGCATTATGCCGGCAATAAAAAGCATATTAAATTAAGGGGCTGTCCGAAAACCGAAGTTTTCGGACAGCCCCGAGCGCCGAACCGCACATCGGTCGCTTAGAGCTGCGATAAACTTTACAGCGCCATACCGCCGATAATTTGTATGCGGCCGTCGGTTTGAGGTGCAATCGGCTGCGGCAGTTTTTGTACGTAGTTGATAACCACGTCGCTCAAAAGCATCGACGTATTGAATATTTCAGTTGCCGATTTAAATACTTCGTAGCCGTCGCCGCCTTTTGCAAGATAATCGTTTGTCGCAATTTTATACGTGCGCGCAGGATCGATCGGTTTACCGCCGATAGTAAGGTTTTCGACCTTGCCCGTGTTGTAATTCAGCGTAAAGCGCGCTTCCTTGGAAACCTGCGCAAAAGCACCTGCACCCTGCGGAATCGTTGCAATAAAATCGAAAAGTTTTATAACGTCCGAACCTTTTAAGGTTACAACGTACACATAGTTTTCAAACGGAAGAACGGTTAAAATATTTTCGCGCGTAACATTGCCTTCGGGCAGGTTCGTGCGGATGTTGCCGCCGTTCGTTAACGCAAAGTCCGCCTTAACGCCGATGGAAGCACAGTAGGCGATTTGCGCATCGCTGACCAAATCTCCGAGCGCGATTTCTTTTTTGCGGCTGAGCCTGTTGCCGAACTCGAATTCGGCCGAAGTTTTCATAACGACTTCTTTTAAGCTGGCATCGGCTTTTTCTTTATACGGGCGAATGAGCTCGAGGATTTCCGGATCGGGCGGGAAAGCCGCGCTCGTAATTTCGACGGGCGTCCAATCGAAAGCGGTCATTTTGCCGTCTTTAATCGTTACGCGGCCTTTGCCCATGAATTTTCCCCATTCGTTGGCGGACACGATATAAGTGCCGCCGACGCGTTCGGGTTTTTCGAATTTGGAATGGGAATGTCCGTCGATAAAGATATCGATTCCGGGAACTTTTTCGGCAATCGCGAGCGATGTCGTATGATCTTCGGATTCCTGTATGTTGCCGACGTGTCCTACCACGATGATGAGGTCGCACTTCTTTTTGTTTTTAAGTTCGTCCACCATTTTGCGGGCGGCGTCGGTTTCGTCGATAAAGGTCAGGCTTTTGTCGGGGCTTGCGATAACCTTTGTGCGCAGCGTCGTAAGACCGATAACACCGACACGGAAGCCCTCGTATTCTTTAATAATGTACGGCTTTACCAGATAGCGTCCGCCTTTTTTTATGTTTGCGGAAATCCACGGGAATTTCGACCAGCCGATTTGTTTTTCGAGCTTTGCAAGCGTACTGTCGAATTCGTGGTTGCCCAGGGCAACGGCATCGTAGCCGATTTTATTGTACGCCATAATATCGGGTTCGGCGTCGAACATATTGGACAGAGCCGTTCCGATATTCAGATCGCCCGCGTCGAGCACCAGCACGTTTTTGTCCTGCGCGCGCACTTGTTTTATAAAGGTTGCACGTTCGGCAAGGCCGGCTTTCCCGTCTTTGGAAAGCGTCGTTCCGTGGTGATCGTTTGTGTGCAAAACGGTTAAATAGTACTCCGCACCCGCCGTTCTGCGCACAGTCGTCGCGCAGCCGAAGAGCATAAAAACCGCCGCCAGAGCGGCAATTACGGACCAATGTTTTTTCATACAGGTTCCTCCTATTGCATGTATTATACAACGGATTTCGCCTGCCGTAAACCGAAAATCCTCGTTTTTTGCATGTTACGTATTTTGACTTTGATGCTGTACGCTACACCGCGTTAAAGTCTTCCGGCGCAACAAAACACGCGATGCCTTCTTTCGGGTAGGTTTTGCGCAAAAGGTTTACAATCGCCGCAATTTTTTTGCATTCGGCGTCGCTGCAGTAAATTACAAAGCAAGCGTTAAGCTGGGGCCACACGCCGTCCCCCTTTTTGGGACCGGAAAAGCCGTTCCCCTGCACCGACGGAATTTTCGTAAAGTGCGCACCGACGCTTTGCAGCCGGCACGCTTCGGAAAAATCTTCTTCGATCGATTGATTCAGTATTATTTCCATGCGTTTCATTGCGCTTCTCCGCTATTCGTTGCCAAATCGGCGCTCATTTTTTGCTGTTTGCGCGCCAATTTTTTTGCCAGCCGTTTTTCGCGTCTGCCGTTAAAAATATAATACAAAACCGGCATCAAAAAAAGCGTCATAAGCGTTCCGAAGCTCAAGCCGCCCAACACGGTTTGTCCGATGGGCTGCACCATTTCGGCGCCCTCGCCGGCTCCGAACGCCATAGGAATAAGACCGAACACCGTCGTAAGCGTCGTCATCAAAATGGGGCGCAGACGGCTCCGCGCCGCTTCAACGCACGCTTCTTCCAAAGCCAAGCCGCGCTTGCGCAAAAGGTTCGTATAATCGACGAGTACGATACCGTTGTTTACAATAACGCCGACCAAAATCAGCAAACCGACGGCCGTGAGCGCGTTGAACACGGAACGACAAATCAAGTACAAAGCCACGATGCCGATCAGCGACAACGGAATCGTAAAGATGATGATAAAAGGATCCGAAAACGATTCGAATTGACTTGCCATAACGGCGAACACGAGAATAACGGCCATAAAGATAATAATCGCCAGTTGCTTCAGCGCGTTCATAAGTTCTTTGTAATCGCCCCCGTAGGTTATACGCACGCTGTCATCGGCGGGGATGTTCTCAAGGATAACCCGTTCCACGACACGCTGCACTTCGGTAATGGGTTTGCCGAACACGGGCTGGGCTTTTACGTGAATCGTGCGCCGCTGATTTTCGCGGTTTATCGAAACGGGGGATGTTCCTTCTTCCCATTCGGCAAAGCTCGCCAAGGGGATGCGTTTGCCGTTCGCATTCGTAACGAAAATGCTTTCCAAATCGCTGCGTTTTTCGCGGTCTTTTTCGTTCAGCGTAACCAAAATGTCGACTTCTTCGCCGCCGGTCGAATAGCGGCCCGCGGTTTGCCCGTTGACGTTCGCTTTTATTTCGTTCGAAACGCTGTAGATATTTAAGCCCAAGTTGTACATTTTTTCGCGGTTTACGCGGATATTCAGGCGGGGAAGTCCGTCCTGCAAGTCGCTTGCGGGCTCGTTTATATAGTCGGTCGCTTTTTCGTTTAACAGCGCGACAATAGCGTTTGCCGTCGTGCGCGCTTTATCCAAGTCGTCGCTGGAAATGATGACGTCCACACCGCCGCCTGAAACGCTCATCGAATTGTTCGTTTGGAACGAAAACACCGCGCCGGGAAAACGGTTAAAATATGCGCGCATTTTTTCTTTTGCCGTTATATCGGTATCGTCGCCCGGTTTGCGTTCGGCAAAAGGCGAAAGTTTTATATTCAACGTAGCCGAATTGGCTTGAGCCACCTGAAAACCGAAAAAATCGCTGCCTCCGACCGAAACGGTTGTCGTTTTTACGCCCTTAAGTTCGCGCATCGCGATTTCTTCCATTTGGCGGACAACGCTTTCGGTGGCTTCAAGGCGGGTACCTTTGGGCATTTCAAGCTTGATCGCAACGGAGTCGCCGGTTTGAGTCGGCATAAACACAAAGCCGACAATAGGAATCATAATAACGCTTCCGACAAAAAGACCGGCAAGCACGATTAAAAACAGCGCCTTGTGTTTGAGTACTTTTGTAACCGTATTCGCATAGGCGTTGTCCATGTTCGTAAAAAATCCGGCAAGAGCGCCGTCAATAAAGGACAGCGGGCCGAGCCTGTTCGCATTGCCGCGTTCAAGCTTTAAATATTTGGAAGCCAAAACCGGCACCAGCACAATCGCAACAAGCAAACTGCACAGCAGGGAAATGACGATCGTAAACGTCAAACTGTTGAATATTTGCGCGAGAACGCCCAGTTCGCTCGAATACATAACGAGGGGCAAAAAAACACAGATCGTAGTGAGCGTACTTGCGGTAATGGCGGTTATCATTTCCTGAGAACCCAAAACCGCCGCAGGAACGGCCTTTGCGCCGCGTTCCCGGTAGCTGTAAATATTTTCGAGGATAACAATCGAGTTATCCACAAGCATACCGACGCCGAGTGCAAGACCGGAAAGCGTCATAAGGTTGAGCGTAAAGCCCATAAAATACATAACGCCCAATGTTACGATGAGAGAAACGGGAATCGTAATGCCGATGATAGCGGTACTCTTTAAACTGCGCAAAAACAAAAACAGCACCAAAACCGCGAGCAGGGCGCCCTGTATGGCCGAATTGCGCACTTGGCTTATTGAAGATTCGATAATATCCGAAGTGTTCATCGTTTCGACGATTTCAACGTCGGCAGGCAGCATCTTTTCTATGGTCTTCATTTGTTCGCGCACGCGATGCGTCGTTTGGACGGAATTTTTTCCGCTTTGTTTTTGCACCGTGAGCATAACCGACGGAACGCCGTTCATATACGCCAAAGACGTTTCCGGTTTAAAACCGTCGTATACGTCGGCAATATCGCGGACGCGGACGGTACGCAGTTCGGGAACGGTTCCGGCGGAAGTATCGGTCGTTTTATATGAAATAACCGTGTTGCGTATATCGTCGAGGGAAGCATATTGGCCGGAAGTCATAACCGTATAGTTCAAATCGCCTTCGGTGATGCGTCCGCCACCGGTTTGCACGTTTTGCGTTCCGAGCATTTGAACCACTTGGCCGATTGTCAGCGAATAGGCTTCCAAACGGTCGCGCGGAATTTCTATTCTGATTGCCCGTTCACGCCCGCCGCTTACGCTTGCCGAAGCGACGCCGTCAACCTGTTCCAAGCGCGGCTGAATAATGTCGATCGCATAGCGGTGCAGTTCTTCGGGCGTGCGGTTTCCGGTTACGACAAGCGACATTATGGGTATTATTGAAGGATCGGATTTTATTATCGTCGGTGAGGTCGCATCCGCAGGGAGCGCATTTTTTACGAGCTCAAGGCGGTCGCGTATTTCGTTTGCGGCGATATCCAAATTCGTTCCGTAATTCAGTTCGATCATTATGAGGCTTGAACCGAACGAGCTGGTTGAACTGAAATTTTTTAAGCCGGTTACGCTCGATACGGCGCTTTCAAGCGGACGCGTCAAAGATCGTTCCACTTCTTCGGGGCCCGCGTTCGGGTAAGAAGACGAAACGATCATATACGGAAGCTCCATATCCGGATACAAGTCTATCGGCAGTTTTAGGGCCGAATAGATGCCGAGCGCGGTTAAAATAATGCTTATAAGCAAAACGGTTGTCGGTTTACCGACGGCGAGCTTCGAAAGCGTCATTGCACACCGCCTTCACCCGTGTGTACGATATTTACGGCGGAACCTTCGTCCAAAAGCGATTGCCCTTTTACGACAACCGAATCGCCCGCATCCACGCCGGACAACAGCTCGACCCAATCGTCGACGCGAATGCCGGCTTCCACCGTTTTAAGCGTTACCTTGTTGTCGCTGCCGACAACACACACGCGCGTTTGTCCGCCGCGGTTTATAAGTGCCGAATACGGAACGACGATGCCCTTTTTTTTATCGGTTATGAGTTTTACGCGCGCATACATGCCCACTTTTACGCGCGAATCCGCCGGCGATATTTGCAGTTTTACCGGCATCGTGCGCGTGCTTGTGTCAAGAACGGGGCTTATCTGCGTTACAAAGGCGCCGAAGGTTTTGCCCGGCCACGCGTCGAACAGCAGCTCCGCCCTTTGCCCGAGCGCGACGCGCGACACAAAGCGTTCCGGAACCGCGGTCTTTACTTCGAGCGTTGCGGTGTTGCTGATTTGCCCCATGGGAACGGACGGGGCAACCGTACTGCCGACCGAAGGCGTAAAGGAGGTAAGCGTTCCGCTTATCGGCGCTTTTACGCGGTTTGTCGTATAATTCATGCCCGCGCGCGACGCGTCTATATCGGCAATAATCCCGTCTTTTTCGATATAATCGCCGACACTCACGTACACGCGGGACACTTTGCCGGCCGTATCGGGCAGGATATCCACGCTTGAAGAAGCGGCAATGTCGCCGCCGAATTCGAGATAATCGTCCAAAACGCCCTCGCCCGCCTTATACACGCTTACCGCGTACACGGTTTCAGGCTCGGCGTTTTGCGCAGCTCCGTTCCGCGCGGGACCGGCGCCGGCTGCTCCGGAACGGTTTCCGCACGAAAGCAAAAGAAGGGCGGCAAAAAGCGTGCCGACCGAAGCGGCGGCAAAGACTGCGGCCGTTTTGTTGTTTTTTGTTGTACGCATATTATTCTCCGGTACGTGTTAATTTCGTTTGTAAGGCATATTCCAAATCGAGCAGATTTGAAAGGTAGTTGTATTTTTCACTTGCAAGGCTTAAGCGCGCCTGAATGAGCTGGGCTTCGGCGTCGCGCAGCGACAAAAGTTCGGCGGTTCCGTTTCGGTAGGCTTCCCGCGTCATATCGTACGACCTTTGCGCCAAATCGCTGCCGCTTTTTCCGGCCTCGATAACCGTGCGGCTTTGCTTGAGTTTATCGGTAAGAGTGCGGATTTCCATTTCGCCCTTTTGTAAAAGCGTCGCATATTGAATTTCGGTCTTTTGCAAATTTGCCTGCAAGGTTTTTGCCTGCTGTCGGGTCGACGAAAACGGCAGCATATTGGTTAAATTCCACGCAAGAGATGCGCTGAACGAACCGCCGTCGGCATAATTTTTATCGTCGAACCAGTTTTTTGTTATATCGGCAACAACCGGCTGAAAACCGTAACTCAACGACAAGGACGGCGTAAAGATTTGCAGGTTCATCGCCGAAAGCCGGATGCGCATAAGCTCAATGTTCTTTTGCAGCAAAAGTACATCGGCTCTCCGGCTTACATAGTCGGCAATCAGTTTTTCGGCGTCAAAATCGGCAAACACCGGTTCTATGGAACCTTCCAGTTTTATGTCGGAATTGAGCGGAAGCCCGAGTAAAAAGGCGAACATGCCGAGTTGACTTTTAAATTCCTGCTCTGCTTTAAGGACGGCCGGCTTTTGGTTTTCGTAGGCAACACGCGCCTGTAAAAAGGCAAGTTCCGACACGAGGCCGTTTTTATAGCCCGTTTCCGACTGATTTGAACGGATTTGAGCGTTCGCAAGCATTTTTTGCTGCAAAGCGACGCTTTCCTGCTGCAAAAGCAAGCCGTAAAACAGCTTACGTATGCTGCGTTCGGTGTCGGCGCGCGTTTGCTCCCAGGTAATGAGGCCGGCTTCGAAATCGGCCTTTGCCGCCCGTATTTCCTGCACCAAAGCCGCGTTAAACATAAACAACACGCCGATATTTCCCACCGCCTTCCAGTGGTCGGCTTCTTTCCAGCCACCGGGAGGGGGCATCGGATTTTGCACTTTGTTGCTGCGCGCAAGCGTGCCGGTTACCTGAACCGAAGGTACAAGCGAATTCCATGCGGTATCTTTGGCGCGCGTTTTTATTTCAAGATCTATGGCCGCGCTTTGCAGGGTTTTGCTGTTTTTAAGCGCGTAATCGACCGCTTCATCAACGGTCAGCGAAAAAAGCGCGGCGCATAAAAACAAGCTTATCGGTAAACACAATAATTTTTTATTCACTGAAAATCCTCTGTGCTTCAAAGTTCCCGTTCACGTCGAAAACCTCGAAACACAGGGGTAAAGATAGCCTTTTTTCGCAAAAAAAGCAACAGTTATACTAACGCGACCGTCGCCAAGGGGCAACCGGTTCACTTCCGACCGGCTTCTTTTCGGCAGGCCGCCCCGAGCGGCGTTTTGCTGCCCGCTCGGCACGCCGTTTTTCCGGCGGTTTATTCGCGCACGGCCATTACCTTGCGCGTTTCGTCGATGTCCGGCCCGACAATCCGTATAAAATACAGCCCGCGCGCAACCGGCTCGCCGTTTGCATTCCTGCCGTCCCACTTGTAAATATGCTCGCCCTTTTCGACGCGGCCGGAATGCAGAATCTTCAACACATCGCCGTCAAGCGTCATAACGATAACGCTTAAACTGCCCGCCCGTTCGGTATCGACCTTAATCAGGGTTTGCTCGCCCGTATTCACGTTGATAACGTTGTTCAAAATACTTGCGCCGCCCGCCTGCCGCTTTACCGACGCGATGTCGAACGACCACAAATCTATGGACGCAGGATCCTTCGGGTCTTTTAAGCGCAGGGCGTAGAGGGGAACCGGCGGTGTCGGCGCAGGCTTCGGCGGCGAGATAGCATCGCCGTCATTATCCATCATGATAATGTTTCCGCCGCTGTCCGCCATCGGGAATAAAAAGCCGACCCTGCTTCCCGCAGCATAGTTTAAGTTGCCGGGAGTGCTCGGGTTGTTGATAAGTTTGAATGTGTATGTTCCCGGATCGACAGACTGCGGATTAAGCGCTGCGGCATGAGTATTTCCGGCAGCACTGATTGTCGGCAAAACGGGATGGGCCGAAGGCAGCCATACGCGGCCGGTCAAGCCGGTAAGTTCGTTGAATTCGGCGGAAACGGAAGCCGGATCCGGCATATTATCGATAAACATTTCTAAAGAAGAAGGTATTTGTGCCGAGTCAACATTTTCAACCGCGATTTTCATCGTAATATCTTCTTTTTCGTGTACGGTATTGCCCGATGTACCCGAACCGTCAAATACGCGCATTGCATAACTTCCGTCGCCGTACAAATTTTGCGACGAAAAACCGACACTTCCGTCGTCAAGCATTTTTTCGTCGTAGGCGAATAAGGGGCGCACGACGTTTACGGCAAAATCGCTGATTACATGTTTGTGTACGTGGTCTGCAACGGCGGGATAGCCGTGTTTTCTCGATTTTATCGCCATCGGAGAATGCGCAGTGGAGATTTCGATTCTTTTTTGCAAAGCGATTACATCGGAACCCGTCACCGGCCGGTTAAGCGTAACGACAAGCCCCGTTGCGCGCTTTGTATCGGTGCGGACAACGGCGGGAACGCCGGTATCGACCTCCAAGCCTGAATCGATAACAAGATTAG is a window encoding:
- the aspS gene encoding aspartate--tRNA ligase translates to METFKRTRTCGDLRKKDAGSTVILNGWIHRIREHGGITFINLRDRYGITQVVVDADSSEQLRACAKDLRMEFCIAVEGEVRARPDSMVNADMGTGEIEVVARTLVVLSKSAVLPFMIDEVQKDGTPVIPNEDLRLKYRYLDLRREQMQHHLALRHKVALSVRNYLASHGFYELETPTFIKSTPEGARDYLVPSRLYPGKFYALPQSPQLYKQLLMVSGFDRYFQIARCYRDEDARGDRQPEFTQIDMEMSFVSRDDVLNVTEGMMQTVFKETLNIALPEHFTRIAYDDAIDLYGTDKPDLRFGLKMTDASFMAASGSFQAFKDALPSGAIKALTVPGQAEAYSRKKIEELESIAKIYKAKGLAWMKVASSGELEGGISKFFEGKSKEITEKLSAKAGDLILLCADSNYKIACTALGAVRSKLGKDLCLANPDEFAFAWIIDFPLFEWNEDEHKWDAAHHMFSMPQEKYHATLESDPASVKGDLYDLVLNGYELASGSIRIHDPDLQKRIFKIVGFNEEEGQKKFGFLTEAFTYGAPPHGGIAPGLDRLVMLMCKESSIKEVIAFPKNTFAVSPMDDCPSEVDEKQLKELHLRITDRT
- a CDS encoding DNA recombination protein RmuC — protein: MISLTEMLCLALIILQLAAILILLLRNPSDAAAKTARENREELSRSLNGFAAVVENRFKSLQEQIHTVMRDNRQEFTVSRQELNAALQAIRSDNAAQLEKMRATVDEKLQRTLETRLGQSFKLVSAQLEQVQKGLGEMNALAAGVGDLQKVLSNAKTKGVLGEFQLENILRQLLTDAQYGRNVKTKRGSADMVEFAVKIPSKNKDIPGGGDFIWLPIDAKFPTADYERLRAAYDAGDNAAAETHTAALAKRVKLSAKTIAEKYIDPPNTTEFAVMFLPFEGLYAEVLRISGLFEEIQREYRVTIAGPTTISAFLNSLQMGFHSLAVEKRSSEVWRLLSTVRSEFEAFGGMLEKTREKIDQAGQELERAGVRSRAIERSLKKAESLPEKP
- a CDS encoding bifunctional metallophosphatase/5'-nucleotidase; translated protein: MKKHWSVIAALAAVFMLFGCATTVRRTAGAEYYLTVLHTNDHHGTTLSKDGKAGLAERATFIKQVRAQDKNVLVLDAGDLNIGTALSNMFDAEPDIMAYNKIGYDAVALGNHEFDSTLAKLEKQIGWSKFPWISANIKKGGRYLVKPYIIKEYEGFRVGVIGLTTLRTKVIASPDKSLTFIDETDAARKMVDELKNKKKCDLIIVVGHVGNIQESEDHTTSLAIAEKVPGIDIFIDGHSHSKFEKPERVGGTYIVSANEWGKFMGKGRVTIKDGKMTAFDWTPVEITSAAFPPDPEILELIRPYKEKADASLKEVVMKTSAEFEFGNRLSRKKEIALGDLVSDAQIAYCASIGVKADFALTNGGNIRTNLPEGNVTRENILTVLPFENYVYVVTLKGSDVIKLFDFIATIPQGAGAFAQVSKEARFTLNYNTGKVENLTIGGKPIDPARTYKIATNDYLAKGGDGYEVFKSATEIFNTSMLLSDVVINYVQKLPQPIAPQTDGRIQIIGGMAL
- a CDS encoding PG0541 family transporter-associated protein; this translates as MKRMEIILNQSIEEDFSEACRLQSVGAHFTKIPSVQGNGFSGPKKGDGVWPQLNACFVIYCSDAECKKIAAIVNLLRKTYPKEGIACFVAPEDFNAV
- a CDS encoding efflux RND transporter permease subunit — protein: MTLSKLAVGKPTTVLLISIILTALGIYSALKLPIDLYPDMELPYMIVSSSYPNAGPEEVERSLTRPLESAVSSVTGLKNFSSTSSFGSSLIMIELNYGTNLDIAANEIRDRLELVKNALPADATSPTIIKSDPSIIPIMSLVVTGNRTPEELHRYAIDIIQPRLEQVDGVASASVSGGRERAIRIEIPRDRLEAYSLTIGQVVQMLGTQNVQTGGGRITEGDLNYTVMTSGQYASLDDIRNTVISYKTTDTSAGTVPELRTVRVRDIADVYDGFKPETSLAYMNGVPSVMLTVQKQSGKNSVQTTHRVREQMKTIEKMLPADVEIVETMNTSDIIESSISQVRNSAIQGALLAVLVLFLFLRSLKSTAIIGITIPVSLIVTLGVMYFMGFTLNLMTLSGLALGVGMLVDNSIVILENIYSYRERGAKAVPAAVLGSQEMITAITASTLTTICVFLPLVMYSSELGVLAQIFNSLTFTIVISLLCSLLVAIVLVPVLASKYLKLERGNANRLGPLSFIDGALAGFFTNMDNAYANTVTKVLKHKALFLIVLAGLFVGSVIMIPIVGFVFMPTQTGDSVAIKLEMPKGTRLEATESVVRQMEEIAMRELKGVKTTTVSVGGSDFFGFQVAQANSATLNIKLSPFAERKPGDDTDITAKEKMRAYFNRFPGAVFSFQTNNSMSVSGGGVDVIISSDDLDKARTTANAIVALLNEKATDYINEPASDLQDGLPRLNIRVNREKMYNLGLNIYSVSNEIKANVNGQTAGRYSTGGEEVDILVTLNEKDREKRSDLESIFVTNANGKRIPLASFAEWEEGTSPVSINRENQRRTIHVKAQPVFGKPITEVQRVVERVILENIPADDSVRITYGGDYKELMNALKQLAIIIFMAVILVFAVMASQFESFSDPFIIIFTIPLSLIGIVALYLICRSVFNALTAVGLLILVGVIVNNGIVLVDYTNLLRKRGLALEEACVEAARSRLRPILMTTLTTVFGLIPMAFGAGEGAEMVQPIGQTVLGGLSFGTLMTLFLMPVLYYIFNGRREKRLAKKLARKQQKMSADLATNSGEAQ
- a CDS encoding efflux RND transporter periplasmic adaptor subunit translates to MRTTKNNKTAAVFAAASVGTLFAALLLLSCGNRSGAAGAGPARNGAAQNAEPETVYAVSVYKAGEGVLDDYLEFGGDIAASSSVDILPDTAGKVSRVYVSVGDYIEKDGIIADIDASRAGMNYTTNRVKAPISGTLTSFTPSVGSTVAPSVPMGQISNTATLEVKTAVPERFVSRVALGQRAELLFDAWPGKTFGAFVTQISPVLDTSTRTMPVKLQISPADSRVKVGMYARVKLITDKKKGIVVPYSALINRGGQTRVCVVGSDNKVTLKTVEAGIRVDDWVELLSGVDAGDSVVVKGQSLLDEGSAVNIVHTGEGGVQ
- a CDS encoding TolC family protein; the protein is MNKKLLCLPISLFLCAALFSLTVDEAVDYALKNSKTLQSAAIDLEIKTRAKDTAWNSLVPSVQVTGTLARSNKVQNPMPPPGGWKEADHWKAVGNIGVLFMFNAALVQEIRAAKADFEAGLITWEQTRADTERSIRKLFYGLLLQQESVALQQKMLANAQIRSNQSETGYKNGLVSELAFLQARVAYENQKPAVLKAEQEFKSQLGMFAFLLGLPLNSDIKLEGSIEPVFADFDAEKLIADYVSRRADVLLLQKNIELMRIRLSAMNLQIFTPSLSLSYGFQPVVADITKNWFDDKNYADGGSFSASLAWNLTNMLPFSSTRQQAKTLQANLQKTEIQYATLLQKGEMEIRTLTDKLKQSRTVIEAGKSGSDLAQRSYDMTREAYRNGTAELLSLRDAEAQLIQARLSLASEKYNYLSNLLDLEYALQTKLTRTGE